Proteins found in one Physeter macrocephalus isolate SW-GA chromosome 17, ASM283717v5, whole genome shotgun sequence genomic segment:
- the LOC102988404 gene encoding acidic leucine-rich nuclear phosphoprotein 32 family member B-like produces the protein MDMKRRIHLELRNQTPAAVRELVLDNCKSNDGKIEGLMAEFVNLEFLSLINVGLISVSNLPKQPKLKKLEPSDNRIFGGLDMLAEKLPNLTHLNLSGNKLKDISTLEPLKKLECLKSLDLFNREVTNLNDYRESVFKLLPQLTYLHGYDREDSEAPDSDAEVDGVDEEEDDEGGEDEDQEEEKDGEEEEFDDEEDEDVEGEDEDEVSGEEECGRDGEADEDEEDEDEDVEEEEKESGKSEKRKRETDDEGEDD, from the coding sequence ATGGACATGAAGAGGAGGATCCACCTGGAGCTGAGGAACCAGACCCCGGCAGCTGTTCGAGAACTTGTCCTGGACAACTGCAAATCAAATGATGGGAAAATTGAGGGCCTAATGGCTGAATTTGTGAACTTAGAGTTCCTCAGTTTAATAAATGTAGGCTTGATTTCAGTTTCAAATCTCCCCAAACAACCTAAACTGAAAAAGCTCGAGCCCAGTGACAACAGAATTTTTGGAGGTCTGGATATGTTAGCAGAAAAACTTCCAAATCTTACACATCTAAACTTAAGTGGAAATAAACTGAAAGATATCAGCACCCTGGAACCTTTGAAAAAGTTGGAATGTCTGAAGAGCCTGGATCTGTTTAACCGTGAGGTTACTAACCTGAATGACTACCGAGAGAGTGTCTTcaagctccttccccagctgACCTACCTGCATGGCTATGACCGAGAGGACAGTGAAGCCCCTGACTCAGATGCCGAGGTGGATGGTGTGGATGAAGAAGAGGATGATGAAGGAGGAGAAGATGAGgaccaggaggaggagaaggatggTGAGGAAGAAGAGTTTGATGATGAAGAGGATGAAGATGTAGAAGGGGAGGATGAAGATGAAGTCAGTGGGGAGGAAGAATGTGGACGTGATGGAGAAGCTGATGAAGATGAAGAGGATGAGGATGAAGatgtggaggaagaagagaaagaaagcgggaaaagtgaaaagaggaagagagaaacagatgaTGAAGGAGAAGATGATTAA